A part of Larkinella insperata genomic DNA contains:
- a CDS encoding VapE domain-containing protein: MEFSQNSKQKVEIQPIIYRIRHYLFAEYDYRVDVVSNQLERKPKKVTEWELVNLCDVELELYECGLKGFKDALRALFGSKAIPRYDPFEVYFQSLPNWNLTQPDYIDILASYVKTEDSIWWKAMFKKWLVRCVGQAIGGAPFNKQCLTLVGKQNDGKTTFLDFLIPNALKNYAKKGFDFGSKEGKFSLVQNFMVNLDELASFDKKELNNEFKTVLSESIVKYRPLFQNVETAFQRRASFVASTNQFEFLTDETGNVRWLPFIVKEIQHDNGGSNGYMAQVNIDLVWSQAYALLKDSAFKQDMTNDETKTLELYNRKFLRTTTEMETISKFYEPAEKGEQGAEFYTAADIEENLRTKVTLKLYRNQIGKALQILGFNQVSTYNTQKKYTEKGYYIRLK, translated from the coding sequence ATGGAATTCAGTCAAAATAGCAAACAAAAGGTTGAAATTCAGCCTATTATATACCGAATCCGTCATTATTTATTTGCTGAATATGATTATAGGGTTGATGTGGTTTCAAACCAGTTAGAACGAAAACCAAAAAAAGTCACCGAATGGGAATTAGTGAATTTATGTGATGTTGAATTGGAGCTTTATGAATGTGGCTTAAAAGGGTTCAAGGATGCCTTACGAGCTTTGTTCGGTTCAAAAGCGATTCCACGATATGACCCCTTCGAGGTGTATTTTCAAAGTTTGCCAAACTGGAATTTGACTCAGCCAGACTACATTGACATATTAGCCAGTTATGTAAAAACTGAGGATAGTATCTGGTGGAAAGCCATGTTTAAAAAGTGGCTAGTGCGTTGTGTAGGGCAGGCAATTGGTGGTGCACCTTTTAACAAACAATGCTTAACATTAGTCGGCAAACAGAATGATGGCAAAACTACGTTTTTAGATTTTCTCATTCCCAACGCTTTAAAAAACTATGCGAAGAAAGGGTTTGATTTTGGCTCCAAAGAAGGCAAATTTTCACTGGTGCAGAACTTCATGGTGAACCTGGATGAACTAGCTTCCTTTGACAAGAAAGAGCTGAATAACGAGTTTAAAACGGTTCTATCAGAAAGTATTGTGAAGTACCGTCCTCTCTTTCAAAATGTGGAAACGGCCTTTCAAAGAAGAGCTAGCTTTGTAGCTAGTACAAACCAGTTTGAGTTTCTCACAGATGAGACAGGTAACGTACGCTGGTTACCGTTCATTGTCAAGGAAATACAGCATGATAATGGCGGTTCAAACGGCTATATGGCTCAAGTCAATATTGATTTAGTTTGGTCCCAAGCATATGCCCTGTTAAAGGATTCGGCATTTAAGCAGGATATGACAAATGACGAAACCAAAACCTTAGAACTTTACAACCGTAAGTTCTTACGAACGACAACGGAAATGGAAACGATTAGCAAGTTTTACGAACCAGCGGAAAAAGGAGAGCAGGGGGCGGAGTTCTATACCGCAGCAGACATTGAAGAAAATCTACGCACGAAAGTCACCTTAAAGCTTTACCGGAATCAGATTGGTAAAGCACTTCAAATATTAGGCTTCAACCAGGTTTCAACGTACAACACTCAAAAGAAATACACTGAGAAAGGGTATTACATTCGACTGAAATAA
- a CDS encoding helix-turn-helix domain-containing protein: protein MNIAENIKAIRESKGIKQSELARALGVEPTNYPRIEKRDKRLTIEMLEKIAKALGVSVYELLDNNSNQDIVRLQELENKVLRLRTANKVLRKKNDLLYKLMSLFHRQSNLFIDEYNKRIDEDDDYMDYEEIKRQAKELGLDIEEDEV, encoded by the coding sequence ATGAATATAGCGGAAAATATAAAAGCTATACGCGAGAGTAAGGGCATCAAGCAGAGCGAATTGGCACGAGCCTTGGGTGTAGAACCGACAAATTATCCTCGAATTGAAAAGAGAGATAAGCGTCTTACCATTGAAATGTTAGAGAAAATTGCCAAAGCTCTTGGAGTATCAGTGTATGAATTATTGGACAACAACTCAAACCAAGATATTGTCAGATTACAAGAGTTAGAAAATAAGGTACTGAGGCTAAGAACCGCCAACAAGGTCCTAAGGAAGAAAAATGACTTACTTTATAAATTGATGTCCTTGTTCCACCGTCAATCAAACCTTTTTATTGATGAGTACAACAAGAGAATTGACGAAGATGATGATTATATGGACTATGAAGAAATAAAAAGACAGGCGAAAGAGTTAGGGCTAGACATAGAAGAGGATGAGGTATGA
- a CDS encoding site-specific integrase — translation MAKIKHLPDATEKVRMKRLTVQLYQRGLTIYLKLHYNGRNLAFSTGVTCSPRQLDTKTFTVLNDESATAYLQALKSDFQRAFTDFLLTKRTPDLRELKKVVVDKSSIEPNKPTVIECLDKFYKDEFEALLGIDFERKTVEKKRYLVERIKQYILTSRQNPYLKLSDLKPIDAYSIVTFCKKTFGHGHNHAVLHAEFLKRTLNYAIANEWLEKNPFAFFRPKRERKAVVALKEKDILLLQETQFFSQEYNYVRDVFLFCCYTGLAYVDVSKLNSTHLLTLENGDQLIKIKRSKNGNDCIIPVVPQALQILKKYANHEDCLRRNRLLPVYANQVMNRILKEIQATCLISVRLTTHVARKTCASYYIANGVPLTSVATMLGHKKTSTTEQYYTERTEEAVIRHIQEFRERKENEGIGRKAM, via the coding sequence ATGGCAAAGATAAAGCATTTACCTGATGCCACTGAAAAAGTTCGAATGAAGCGTTTAACAGTTCAACTCTATCAACGCGGTTTGACTATTTACCTAAAGCTTCATTACAATGGTCGTAACTTGGCTTTTAGTACAGGTGTTACTTGTAGTCCGAGACAGCTTGATACAAAAACGTTTACGGTTTTGAATGATGAATCGGCAACGGCTTATTTGCAAGCGTTAAAATCAGACTTTCAGCGTGCATTTACGGACTTTTTACTGACCAAACGGACTCCCGACTTAAGAGAGCTTAAGAAGGTAGTGGTAGACAAATCAAGTATAGAGCCCAATAAACCCACTGTAATTGAGTGCTTGGATAAATTCTATAAAGATGAATTTGAAGCACTGTTAGGTATTGATTTTGAACGCAAGACGGTTGAAAAAAAGCGATATTTGGTTGAGCGCATTAAGCAGTACATTCTTACATCTCGTCAAAATCCGTATTTGAAGCTTTCAGACCTTAAGCCAATTGACGCATACTCAATTGTCACCTTTTGTAAGAAGACTTTCGGACATGGACACAATCACGCCGTTTTACACGCTGAATTCTTAAAACGAACGCTAAATTATGCGATTGCTAATGAGTGGCTTGAAAAAAACCCTTTTGCTTTCTTTCGGCCTAAACGAGAACGGAAAGCGGTTGTAGCTCTCAAAGAAAAAGATATTCTCCTTCTACAAGAAACGCAGTTCTTCAGCCAAGAATATAATTACGTTCGAGACGTGTTTTTGTTTTGCTGCTATACGGGGCTAGCGTATGTTGATGTAAGCAAACTCAACTCAACTCACCTTCTCACCTTAGAGAATGGTGACCAGCTCATCAAGATTAAACGGAGCAAGAACGGCAATGATTGTATCATTCCAGTAGTGCCGCAAGCTTTACAAATTTTAAAGAAGTATGCCAATCATGAAGATTGTCTTCGGCGAAACCGTTTGCTGCCCGTTTATGCCAATCAGGTCATGAACCGAATTCTAAAAGAGATTCAAGCCACTTGTCTTATTTCAGTTCGGCTTACAACCCATGTAGCTCGCAAAACCTGCGCTTCTTATTACATCGCTAATGGTGTCCCTTTGACCAGTGTGGCAACCATGTTAGGCCACAAAAAAACCAGCACAACGGAGCAATACTATACGGAGCGAACCGAGGAAGCGGTTATTCGGCATATTCAGGAGTTTCGGGAACGGAAGGAGAATGAGGGTATTGGCCGGAAAGCCATGTAA